A single region of the Mytilus trossulus isolate FHL-02 unplaced genomic scaffold, PNRI_Mtr1.1.1.hap1 h1tg000215l__unscaffolded, whole genome shotgun sequence genome encodes:
- the LOC134701104 gene encoding uncharacterized protein LOC134701104, producing the protein MNGNSTNRDNNDDDHLLWLETKPREKYLYEHLVERVGTEIDIRTRQRFFIISDNIENEVSPHQIKISSGSKAEGLDLPGSDIDIMCINKMEEADIVQNVRSIKHPIHHTTFVMETDNDNPGFTRLRLVAEKKEGYFFVPFAGNSLYLRVNHFVERNKQSIPTMTVFAHGPCLSDKDQTIDYAFCIRSKYLPQNAIPWAYRHRRQWPLISLLTGS; encoded by the exons ATGAATGGAAACTCCACAAACCGAGACAATAATGACGATG ATCACTTGCTTTGGCTCGAAACAAAACCGAGAGAGAAATACTTATATGAACACCTCGTAGAAAGAGTTGGTACTGAAATCGATATAAGAACAAGACAACGATTCTTTATAATCAGTGATAATATCGAAAATGAAGTTTCGCctcatcaaataaaaatatcaagtgGAAGTAAGGCAGAAGGACTGGATTTACCCGGAAGTGACATAGATATTATGTGCATAAACAAAATGGAAGAAGCAGACATAGTACAGAATGTAAGGAGTATCAAACACCCAATACACCATACTACCTTTGTTATGGAGACTGATAATGATAATCCTGGATTCACTAGACTCCGATTGGTAGCAGAAAAGAAAGAGGGATACTTCTTTGTACCTTTTGCTGGTAATAGCTTGTATCTTAGAGTTAATCACTTTGTTGAAAGGAATAAGCAATCGATTCCGACAATGACTGTCTTTGCACACGGTCCATGTTTATCAGATAAAGATCAGACAATAGATTATGCATTCTGCATACGAAGTAAATATCTACCTCAGAACGCAATTCCATGGGCATACCGTCATCGACGTCAATGGCCCCTAATATCGTTATTGACAGGATCATAG
- the LOC134701090 gene encoding 17-beta-hydroxysteroid dehydrogenase 13-like: MLKPFALSSSKSAVFGFTDALREEILKLGKTGVKTTTVCPSFVSTGMVKQIKDKLMKISTPETVGAEVVNSIQCDEEHVYIPRDLHFGLKLQMFFPLKFVRWLKEFGEQGIVPQYDPNA; encoded by the exons ATGTTAAAACCGTTTGCTTTAAG TTCATCAAAATCAGCTGTATTCGGGTTTACCGATGCTTTACGTGAAGAGATTCTGAAATTAGGGAAAACTGGAGTGAAAACTACAACAGTTTGTCCATCATTTGTTTCTACTGGAATGGTTAAGCAGATTAAGGACAA GTTAATGAAAATTTCTACACCGGAAACAGTGGGCGCTGAAGTCGTTAATAGTATTCAGTGTGATGAAGAGCATGTTTATATACCTAGAGACCTCCATTTTGGATTGAAACTGCAAAT GTTCTTTCCACTCAAGTTTGTAAGATGGTTAAAAGAATTTGGAGAACAAGGCATCGTCCCACAGTATGATCCGAATGcataa
- the LOC134701098 gene encoding 17-beta-hydroxysteroid dehydrogenase 13-like gives MATVVEKLIFFVCIFFPRLFYYYIDALISAFIPAKPKSIAGKIVLVTGAGHGIGKEIALELARKGAKLVLWDVNKANNEETATEIRSMGESATAFVVDVTKTDDIHKTAEQMRREVGDVDILVNNAGILYGGELLKLKEAHIRRTFEVNTLAHFWTVKEFMPAMLEKNSGHIVTIASMSAKSGTAYLVDYSASKYAAYGFTEALQEEILKLGKDGVKTTTVNPMFVATGLVKEPKDKVYPILEPKEVALETVKGIMYDQEFVYIPRSLNISLRVAGLFPRKFQRFLKTFAEQGIKPQYDPHSKSD, from the exons ATGGCAACAGTTGTTGAAAAACTAATATTTTTCGTCTGCATTTTCTTCCCAAgactattttattattatattgacgCTCTTATATCAGCATTTATTCCTGCCAAACCCAAGAGTATTGCCGGGAAAATTGTACTGGTTACGGGGGCGGGGCATGGAATTGGCAAGGAAATCGCCTTAGAGCTTGCACGAAAAGGAGCTAAATTAGTTTTGTGGGACGTAAACAAG GCTAACAATGAAGAGACAGCTACAGAGATCAGAAGTATGGGAGAATCCGCTACAGCATTTGTTGTTGATGTAACGAAAACTGACGACATCCACAAAACAGCTGAACAAATGAGAAGAGAAGTAGGAGATGTGGATATACTGGTGAATAATGCTGGGATTTTATATGGTGGAGAACTCTTAAAACTTAAAGAGGCTCACATAAGGAGAACTTTTGAAGTCAATACATTAGCACATTTCTGG aCAGTAAAAGAATTCATGCCTGCCATGTTGGAGAAGAACAGTGGACATATTGTTACCATAGCTTCCATGTCTGCTAAATCTGGGACTGCATATTTAGTAgattacag TGCTTCAAAATATGCAGCGTATGGATTTACAGAAGCTTTGCAAGAAGAAATACTAAAACTTGGAAAAGATGGAGTAAAAACCACAACTGTCAATCCTATGTTTGTTGCTACTGGTCTAGTTAAAGAACCAAAAGACAA GGTTTATCCAATTTTAGAACCAAAAGAAGTTGCCTTAGAAACAGTAAAAGGGATTATGTATGACCAGGAATTTGTTTACATTCCAAGATCTTTAAACATATCACTAAGAGTGGCAGG attATTCccaagaaaatttcaaagatttttaaaGACCTTTGCAGAACAGGGAATTAAGCCTCAATATGACCCACACAGCAAATCAGATTAG